The Sphingopyxis fribergensis genome contains a region encoding:
- a CDS encoding N-acetylmuramoyl-L-alanine amidase: MSDFIERWSPNFDERALPISMIVLHYTGMKSGAEAIDWLANPEAKVSAHYVVSEDGQITHMVPEDKRAWHAGKSHWRGISDINSASVGIEIVNPGHEWGYVPFPDPQVASVVRLVHMIKDRYSITRGNVVGHSDVAPTRKQDPGELFPWEELARRRLALPRPTKKLTDPLWTDAGFLLALERFGYDVTDGFAATVAFQRRFRPELIDGTICGECRAILLALLLPQPEGN; the protein is encoded by the coding sequence ATGAGCGATTTTATCGAACGCTGGTCTCCCAATTTCGACGAGCGCGCGCTGCCCATCTCGATGATCGTGCTGCATTATACAGGTATGAAAAGCGGCGCCGAAGCCATTGATTGGCTGGCCAATCCGGAAGCGAAAGTGTCGGCGCACTATGTGGTCAGCGAGGACGGGCAGATTACGCATATGGTGCCTGAGGACAAGCGCGCGTGGCATGCGGGAAAATCGCACTGGCGCGGCATCAGCGACATTAATTCGGCGAGCGTCGGGATCGAGATCGTCAATCCGGGGCATGAATGGGGCTATGTCCCGTTCCCCGACCCGCAGGTCGCCTCGGTCGTCCGTCTCGTCCACATGATCAAGGATCGCTATTCGATCACGCGCGGCAATGTCGTCGGCCATTCGGACGTTGCTCCGACGCGCAAGCAGGATCCGGGCGAGCTTTTCCCGTGGGAAGAACTCGCGCGCCGCCGCCTCGCGCTGCCGCGCCCGACCAAGAAGCTCACCGATCCGCTGTGGACCGACGCGGGCTTTCTGCTCGCGCTCGAACGGTTCGGATATGACGTGACCGACGGTTTTGCGGCGACGGTGGCGTTCCAGCGGCGCTTTCGTCCCGAACTGATCGACGGCACGATCTGCGGCGAATGCCGCGCGATCCTGCTCGCGCTGCTGTTGCCGCAACCCGAGGGCAATTGA
- a CDS encoding chemotaxis protein CheA — protein sequence MVEPQFLGRTGTAMDDLLNDFLAETAEILAEAGGAIVAWEADPADRAQLDAIFRLVHTIKGSSGFLALPRVTALSHAAEDALDQVRCGNRPANAALVTGVLGILDRLGDLCTTLGQTGVEPAGDDRDVIGALAAEDASEEPVIEVAGVPLRREDDLQAELQNWRSIRVPLPLLDSVMTGVTDIVLARNEFARMLRESGADLSVIASFDRLSDSIAGMRQSVSQMRMQRIDKLFAPLPRIVRDLAKDLGKKIAFQTSGGEVELDREMMENIRDPLIHIVRNAIDHGIESLEDRVAADKDITATISVSARQSGNQIEIEVRDDGRGLSPEALVAKAIGSRVVTATDARALTPKEKLELIFRPGFSTAAKVTAVSGRGVGMDIVKANVEKIGGIVELRNDEGRGLTILLRVPMTLTIISGLMVRAAGQYFAIPRGAVREILLEGGDTVRIDQLGGGELATVRGEQFPLLRLENILGRARDAQDDSDDRALVIVRPGQGQSYALSVAAIHDHEELVIKPAAPMIMATGLYAGTTLPDNGRPVLLLDVQGLLAAAAVDASEAGRSHNRMTEADAAAAAARNAVQLLLFRDMNGRVRGVRLSVIERVEEVPASALFESAGRVQAQIGDDIFPVHAATLPGGEGTLKLLRLYDGRAVLCYPIAEVIDIVRLPDAVQPSAAPGLIAGVVLVGGDPVELIDPFWLMEQYAAGAPAPALRQPLCRVADDRDGWGGNFLAPILRSAGYRVVLGDDVSDEVPDVLLCCTDEGAVLGSANGEVPVIRLRTSIAAKGPEDETVYRYDRQALLDALRRQVGGDRA from the coding sequence ATGGTCGAACCTCAGTTTTTGGGGCGCACCGGTACCGCGATGGACGATCTGCTGAACGACTTTCTGGCCGAAACGGCGGAAATCCTTGCCGAAGCCGGCGGGGCCATCGTCGCGTGGGAGGCGGACCCTGCCGATCGCGCGCAGCTCGATGCCATTTTTCGGCTCGTTCACACGATCAAGGGCAGCTCGGGCTTTCTCGCTTTGCCGCGCGTCACCGCATTGTCGCACGCCGCCGAAGACGCGCTAGATCAAGTGCGGTGCGGCAATCGTCCGGCGAATGCTGCGCTCGTCACCGGCGTGCTCGGCATCCTCGACCGGCTGGGCGATCTTTGTACGACGCTGGGTCAGACGGGGGTTGAGCCCGCGGGCGACGACCGCGATGTCATCGGCGCCCTCGCGGCGGAAGATGCCTCCGAAGAACCGGTGATCGAGGTCGCGGGTGTGCCGCTACGCCGCGAGGATGATCTTCAGGCCGAATTGCAAAATTGGCGCTCGATCCGCGTGCCGCTGCCACTGCTCGACAGCGTGATGACGGGCGTTACCGATATCGTGCTGGCGCGCAATGAATTCGCGCGGATGCTGCGCGAATCGGGCGCCGACCTGTCGGTGATCGCCTCGTTCGACCGCCTGTCGGACTCGATCGCCGGGATGCGCCAGTCGGTCAGCCAGATGCGCATGCAGCGGATCGACAAATTGTTTGCACCGCTGCCGCGCATCGTCCGCGACCTCGCGAAGGACTTGGGCAAGAAGATCGCGTTCCAGACGAGCGGCGGCGAAGTCGAACTTGACCGTGAAATGATGGAGAATATTCGCGATCCCTTGATCCACATCGTCCGCAACGCGATCGATCATGGCATCGAATCGCTCGAGGACCGCGTTGCCGCCGACAAGGATATCACCGCGACGATTTCGGTGTCAGCGCGCCAGTCGGGCAACCAGATCGAAATCGAGGTGCGCGACGACGGCCGCGGGCTTTCGCCCGAAGCGCTCGTTGCCAAGGCGATCGGGTCGCGCGTCGTTACCGCGACCGACGCGCGCGCGCTGACGCCAAAAGAAAAACTCGAGCTGATTTTCCGCCCAGGCTTCTCGACCGCCGCGAAGGTGACTGCGGTTTCGGGGCGCGGCGTCGGCATGGATATCGTCAAGGCGAATGTCGAAAAGATCGGCGGCATCGTCGAACTGCGCAACGATGAGGGGCGCGGCCTGACGATCCTGCTCCGCGTGCCGATGACGTTGACGATCATTTCGGGTCTGATGGTGCGCGCGGCGGGACAATATTTCGCAATCCCGCGCGGCGCGGTGCGCGAGATCCTGCTCGAAGGCGGCGATACGGTGCGTATCGATCAGCTGGGCGGCGGCGAACTCGCGACCGTCCGCGGTGAACAATTTCCGCTCCTGCGGCTGGAAAATATACTGGGTCGCGCGCGCGACGCGCAAGACGACAGCGACGACCGCGCGCTCGTGATCGTTCGGCCGGGGCAAGGGCAAAGCTATGCGCTGAGTGTCGCGGCGATCCACGATCACGAGGAACTGGTGATCAAGCCTGCGGCGCCGATGATCATGGCGACGGGCCTCTATGCCGGCACCACGCTGCCCGACAACGGCCGTCCCGTCCTGTTGCTCGATGTCCAGGGGCTGCTGGCGGCCGCGGCGGTCGACGCGAGCGAAGCGGGCCGCAGCCATAACCGGATGACCGAAGCGGACGCCGCGGCCGCGGCGGCGCGCAATGCCGTGCAGTTGCTGCTGTTCCGCGACATGAACGGCCGCGTCCGCGGGGTCCGCCTGTCGGTCATCGAACGCGTCGAGGAAGTGCCCGCATCGGCGCTGTTCGAAAGTGCGGGCCGCGTCCAGGCACAGATCGGCGACGACATCTTTCCCGTCCATGCCGCGACGTTGCCGGGCGGCGAAGGGACGCTGAAGCTGCTTCGCCTCTACGACGGCCGCGCGGTTCTTTGTTATCCGATCGCCGAGGTGATCGATATCGTCCGTCTGCCCGATGCCGTCCAGCCGTCGGCGGCGCCCGGCCTGATCGCCGGCGTCGTGCTTGTCGGTGGCGATCCGGTCGAGCTGATCGATCCCTTCTGGCTGATGGAACAATATGCCGCCGGTGCACCTGCACCCGCGCTGCGCCAGCCCCTATGTCGTGTTGCCGACGATCGTGACGGCTGGGGCGGCAATTTTCTCGCGCCGATCCTGCGGAGCGCCGGTTACCGCGTCGTCCTCGGCGATGATGTGTCGGACGAAGTGCCCGATGTTCTGCTGTGCTGCACCGACGAAGGGGCGGTTTTGGGTTCTGCCAATGGCGAGGTGCCGGTGATCCGTCTACGCACTTCGATCGCCGCCAAGGGGCCGGAAGACGAAACCGTCTATCGTTATGACCGCCAGGCGCTTCTCGACGCATTGCGCCGTCAGGTCGGAGGAGACCGCGCATGA
- the cheB gene encoding chemotaxis-specific protein-glutamate methyltransferase CheB, with the protein MARPQPLIQDPEPTARTVRVMLVDDSLVVRSILERIVDQRAGLKICASVASAHDALDYLAREPVDVVVLDIEMPGMNGIDALPHILERAEKARVLILSSNCVEGGPAAIDALALGASDTLAKPGRGSFSGRFAEVLTERIMTLGHRRDFPAPIPVAERPAPAPAAALAIDTDQPIECIAVAASTGGIPAFANFLANLDPRITAPILLTQHLPDAFMEFYAKQIATMTTRRVCVAELGMVVERGCIYLAPGDAHLIVVANGRRREIALDRRVMDNGCCPSADPMLDSVADVYGKGGVAVVLSGMGRDGVIGAARLKAAGGTIFAQAPESCVIWGMPGAVAKAGIAAATLNPDAIALMLGSFLPGRRKS; encoded by the coding sequence GTGGCCCGTCCACAACCCCTGATACAAGATCCCGAGCCGACCGCCCGCACCGTGCGCGTGATGCTCGTCGACGACAGCCTTGTCGTCCGCAGCATCCTCGAGCGGATCGTCGACCAGCGCGCGGGCTTAAAGATTTGCGCATCGGTCGCCTCTGCGCATGACGCGCTCGACTATCTGGCGCGCGAGCCCGTCGATGTCGTTGTGCTCGATATCGAAATGCCCGGAATGAACGGCATCGATGCGTTGCCGCATATATTGGAGCGCGCCGAAAAGGCGCGCGTCCTCATCCTGTCCTCGAACTGCGTCGAGGGCGGTCCGGCGGCGATCGACGCGCTGGCGCTCGGCGCGAGCGACACGCTCGCCAAGCCGGGTCGCGGCAGCTTCTCGGGCCGTTTCGCCGAAGTGTTGACCGAACGGATCATGACGCTCGGCCATCGACGCGATTTTCCGGCGCCGATCCCGGTCGCCGAGCGTCCGGCTCCCGCACCCGCCGCGGCGCTCGCGATCGACACCGACCAGCCGATCGAATGCATCGCGGTCGCGGCATCGACCGGGGGCATTCCCGCCTTCGCCAATTTCCTCGCTAATCTGGACCCGCGCATCACCGCGCCGATCCTCCTCACCCAGCATCTGCCCGACGCGTTCATGGAATTTTACGCCAAGCAGATCGCGACGATGACCACGCGCCGCGTCTGCGTTGCCGAGCTGGGAATGGTCGTCGAGCGCGGCTGCATCTATCTCGCCCCTGGCGACGCCCATCTGATTGTCGTCGCCAACGGTCGCCGCCGCGAAATCGCGCTCGACCGCCGCGTGATGGACAATGGCTGCTGCCCATCGGCCGATCCGATGCTCGATTCGGTTGCCGACGTCTATGGCAAGGGCGGCGTAGCGGTCGTCCTCAGCGGCATGGGCCGCGACGGGGTGATCGGCGCGGCGCGGCTCAAAGCGGCCGGCGGCACAATTTTTGCACAGGCCCCCGAAAGCTGCGTGATCTGGGGGATGCCAGGCGCGGTCGCGAAAGCGGGAATTGCCGCGGCGACGCTCAACCCGGACGCGATCGCGCTGATGCTCGGCAGCTTCCTTCCGGGGCGCCGCAAGTCATGA
- a CDS encoding histidine phosphotransferase family protein — MSDDRVDFASMLASRLCHDLLSPVGAFANGLELLADEKDPAMRERCFELLEQSARTSANKLKFFRLAFGSAGGFGELVPADEAKSAIQGIIGDRAIELNWMIGTDPLPKPAVKIILNLSLLLVDALVRGGRLDVGCEKQGADKDGGIEIALHVEAERMFLDADVERILAEGEGASPMTSRTAPAVLVQAVARQNDGTVMLARETPTSLLVGAVLRGRG, encoded by the coding sequence ATGTCCGACGATCGCGTCGATTTTGCCTCGATGCTGGCCTCGCGCCTGTGTCACGACCTGCTGAGCCCCGTCGGCGCCTTCGCCAACGGCCTCGAACTGCTCGCCGACGAAAAAGACCCGGCGATGCGTGAGCGTTGCTTCGAACTGCTCGAACAAAGCGCGCGGACATCGGCGAACAAGCTGAAGTTTTTTCGCCTCGCTTTCGGGTCGGCGGGCGGCTTCGGCGAACTCGTTCCGGCCGACGAAGCGAAGTCGGCGATCCAGGGGATCATCGGCGACCGCGCGATCGAACTGAACTGGATGATCGGGACCGATCCGCTGCCCAAGCCCGCGGTGAAGATCATCCTCAACCTGTCGCTTCTCCTCGTCGATGCGCTGGTGCGCGGCGGGCGGCTCGATGTCGGCTGCGAAAAGCAGGGCGCCGATAAGGATGGGGGCATCGAGATCGCGCTGCATGTCGAGGCCGAGCGCATGTTCCTCGACGCCGATGTCGAACGCATCCTGGCCGAAGGCGAAGGCGCGAGCCCGATGACCTCGCGCACCGCGCCCGCAGTGCTGGTGCAGGCAGTGGCGCGGCAGAATGACGGCACCGTCATGCTGGCGCGCGAAACACCGACCTCGCTGCTGGTTGGAGCCGTCCTCCGCGGTCGCGGGTAA
- a CDS encoding lytic transglycosylase domain-containing protein: MAAMTSLTRISRLALAAALLIPTAAHASELTPEQMAWYRAQMGLAATSGPPPSTSSVGDAVMEWRRLTANTGASFDQLSRFLMANKGWPDAEKMRSRAEKAISLDSYDPQRTLAYFQTYPPQTASGQLRYALALNASGRREDAAAAVRRAWTSGPLDDYETSRALGMFPGAITLADHDARMDKLLWLGATSAASRQLAYTSPEKRNVFAARLAMRSKAVDAAFQASAVESANPSLTRTDPGYITDKATWLRTSGRVGEARALLAAPRSLAKAPTDPEEWLETLLTNARQADAGGDKTTAYNIARQLDDAFPAGTVIRETPLGVRDDYTSLAWLAGQLAYKDLRRPAEAVKLYRAYGEAARSAQTRTKGFYWAGRAALAAGDAATANAHFADAAQHYDQFYGQLALERLNRPQPKPTPDPTIQVGSAEQRAFEDDRLVRAARALGEIGAWREQSAFLRALAQKASSPADHVLAGKLASQIGRPDLGVMIGRSAQANSLDAVEVSGFPTVRVPAGHESNWTFIHAITRQESQFDRQAISHAGARGMMQLMPGTANEVAGKLGLSYNRDLLTSDTNYNMMLGSTYFQQMLRYFGGSYPLAVAAYNAGPGNVNKWLRANGDPRTGSIEMIDWIEAIPIFETKNYVQRVLENAVVYDTLRDGSGARAQAPLSFYLGKRTPG; encoded by the coding sequence ATGGCAGCCATGACCTCGCTGACCCGTATCTCCCGCCTCGCGCTAGCCGCGGCCCTCCTCATTCCAACGGCTGCGCACGCCAGCGAGCTCACGCCCGAACAAATGGCCTGGTATCGCGCCCAGATGGGTCTGGCGGCCACTTCCGGGCCACCGCCGTCGACGAGTTCGGTTGGCGACGCCGTGATGGAATGGCGGCGGCTGACCGCGAATACCGGCGCGTCCTTCGACCAGCTTTCGCGCTTCCTGATGGCGAACAAGGGCTGGCCCGACGCCGAAAAAATGCGTTCCCGCGCCGAAAAAGCGATCTCGCTCGACAGCTATGATCCGCAGCGTACCCTTGCCTATTTCCAGACTTATCCGCCGCAAACTGCGAGCGGCCAGCTCCGCTACGCGCTCGCGCTCAATGCGTCAGGCCGCCGCGAAGATGCCGCCGCCGCAGTGCGCCGCGCATGGACCAGCGGGCCGCTCGACGATTATGAAACGAGCCGCGCGCTCGGCATGTTCCCCGGCGCGATCACGCTTGCCGACCATGACGCGCGAATGGACAAGCTGCTCTGGCTCGGCGCGACCTCGGCGGCGAGCCGCCAACTCGCCTACACCTCGCCAGAGAAACGCAATGTATTCGCGGCGCGGCTCGCGATGCGCAGCAAGGCGGTCGACGCCGCCTTCCAGGCATCGGCGGTCGAAAGCGCGAACCCGTCGCTGACGCGCACCGACCCCGGCTATATCACGGACAAGGCGACCTGGCTGCGGACATCAGGCCGCGTTGGCGAAGCGCGGGCTCTGCTCGCCGCGCCGCGATCGCTGGCAAAGGCGCCGACCGATCCCGAAGAATGGCTCGAAACCTTGCTCACCAACGCGCGGCAGGCCGATGCCGGCGGCGACAAGACGACCGCCTATAATATCGCACGCCAGCTCGACGACGCCTTTCCGGCGGGGACGGTGATCCGCGAGACGCCGCTCGGCGTACGCGACGATTATACGTCGCTCGCCTGGCTTGCGGGGCAACTCGCATATAAGGACCTTCGCCGGCCGGCCGAAGCGGTGAAGCTCTATCGCGCCTATGGCGAAGCTGCGCGTTCGGCGCAGACGCGTACCAAGGGCTTTTACTGGGCGGGCCGCGCCGCGCTCGCTGCTGGCGACGCTGCCACTGCGAACGCGCATTTCGCTGACGCAGCGCAGCATTATGACCAGTTCTACGGACAATTGGCACTGGAACGGCTGAACCGTCCGCAGCCCAAGCCGACGCCCGACCCGACAATTCAGGTTGGCAGCGCCGAACAGCGCGCATTCGAAGACGACCGGCTGGTACGTGCCGCGCGTGCGCTCGGCGAAATCGGTGCGTGGCGCGAGCAATCCGCGTTCCTGCGAGCATTGGCGCAAAAGGCCAGCTCGCCTGCGGATCATGTGCTCGCCGGCAAGCTGGCGTCCCAGATCGGGCGCCCCGACCTTGGCGTGATGATCGGCCGCAGCGCGCAGGCTAACAGCCTCGACGCAGTCGAGGTATCGGGTTTTCCGACGGTGCGTGTTCCCGCCGGGCATGAAAGCAACTGGACCTTCATCCATGCGATCACGCGGCAGGAAAGCCAGTTCGACCGGCAGGCAATCAGCCACGCCGGCGCGCGCGGGATGATGCAGCTGATGCCGGGCACCGCGAACGAGGTCGCAGGCAAACTCGGCCTGTCTTATAACCGCGACCTGCTGACATCCGATACCAATTACAACATGATGCTCGGCTCGACCTATTTCCAGCAGATGCTGCGTTACTTCGGCGGCAGCTACCCGCTCGCTGTCGCGGCGTACAACGCCGGGCCGGGAAATGTGAACAAATGGCTCCGCGCCAATGGCGATCCGCGCACGGGCTCGATCGAAATGATCGACTGGATTGAGGCGATCCCGATCTTCGAGACGAAAAATTATGTCCAGCGCGTGCTCGAGAACGCCGTCGTTTACGACACGCTGCGCGACGGCAGCGGCGCGCGCGCGCAGGCGCCGCTCAGCTTCTATCTCGGCAAACGGACGCCCGGCTGA
- a CDS encoding response regulator yields the protein MSKSCLVVDDSKVIRKVARHILESMSFAVEEAADGQEALTFCRANRPDVILLDWNMPVMSGMEFLGAFNDLDYGREERPRVVFCTTENSIDHIRAAIEAGADEYVMKPFDRETLEGKLQLVGIA from the coding sequence ATGTCGAAATCTTGTCTGGTGGTCGATGACAGCAAAGTCATTCGCAAGGTCGCGCGCCATATCCTTGAAAGCATGTCCTTTGCCGTCGAGGAGGCTGCCGACGGACAAGAGGCGCTGACCTTCTGCCGCGCCAATCGTCCCGACGTCATCCTGCTCGACTGGAACATGCCCGTGATGAGCGGCATGGAGTTCCTCGGCGCGTTCAACGACCTGGATTACGGGCGTGAAGAACGGCCGCGCGTCGTTTTCTGCACGACAGAAAACAGCATCGACCATATCCGCGCGGCGATCGAGGCCGGCGCGGACGAATATGTCATGAAGCCGTTCGACCGCGAAACGCTTGAAGGAAAGCTGCAGCTCGTCGGCATTGCCTAA
- a CDS encoding RluA family pseudouridine synthase, producing the protein MQGDDDILTVALSDSAAGLRLDRALAEALPSLSRERLKSLIKGGRVVDASGNILWDPSGKAAAPTTIEVRLPAAKPAHNVAQDMGLVIAYEDEHLIVIDKPAGMVVHPAAGNLDGTMVNALLHHCAGQLSGIGGVARPGIVHRIDKDTSGLIVAAKHDKAHEGLAKQFAAHSIDRRYLALATGRPMPANGTIDAALGRSTTNRKKMAVVAEGRGKHAITHYRTIEPLKGAALVECRLETGRTHQVRVHMAHIGHPLVGDPVYGRQRKPLSDVLKTRNFVRQALHAAHLGFIHPVTGNEIALDSELPADMRELLNELRV; encoded by the coding sequence ATGCAGGGGGATGACGATATTTTGACCGTGGCGCTATCGGATAGCGCGGCCGGGTTGCGGCTCGACCGGGCCTTGGCCGAGGCGCTGCCCAGCCTGTCGCGCGAGCGCCTCAAGAGCCTGATCAAGGGCGGCCGCGTCGTCGATGCGAGCGGCAATATCCTTTGGGATCCCTCGGGAAAGGCGGCGGCGCCCACTACGATCGAGGTTCGCCTTCCCGCCGCCAAGCCCGCGCACAATGTCGCGCAAGACATGGGGCTGGTCATCGCATATGAGGACGAGCATCTAATCGTCATCGACAAGCCCGCGGGGATGGTCGTCCATCCCGCCGCCGGCAATCTCGACGGCACGATGGTCAACGCATTGCTGCATCACTGCGCGGGGCAATTGTCGGGGATCGGCGGCGTCGCGCGGCCGGGGATCGTGCACCGGATCGACAAGGACACGAGCGGGCTGATCGTCGCCGCCAAGCATGACAAGGCGCACGAAGGCCTGGCGAAGCAGTTCGCCGCGCACAGCATCGACCGCCGCTATCTCGCGCTCGCAACCGGACGGCCGATGCCCGCGAACGGGACGATCGATGCGGCGCTCGGCCGCTCGACGACGAACCGCAAGAAGATGGCGGTGGTCGCCGAAGGGCGCGGCAAGCATGCGATCACGCATTATCGCACGATCGAACCGCTGAAGGGTGCGGCTCTGGTCGAATGCCGGCTGGAAACCGGACGTACGCATCAGGTACGCGTTCACATGGCGCATATCGGCCATCCGCTGGTCGGCGATCCCGTCTATGGGCGCCAACGTAAACCTTTGTCTGATGTACTTAAGACCCGGAATTTCGTACGTCAGGCGTTGCACGCGGCCCATTTGGGTTTTATTCATCCGGTAACCGGTAACGAAATCGCGCTCGACAGCGAACTCCCAGCCGACATGCGGGAACTGCTCAACGAACTGCGCGTTTAG
- a CDS encoding chemotaxis protein CheW: MMEKLYLIARIADTRVALRSRAINSVVTVGVPVEVPAAPPHVAGLFALRSRVFTLIDPHVVIGLPAVPVTPGQRVIVVDVAEHGYALLADEIEDVCFIDAPETRIAGKLLPGWARVADAMIEHRGASLLVVDPSNFITLPALKAA, translated from the coding sequence ATGATGGAAAAACTCTATCTGATCGCACGCATCGCTGACACGCGCGTTGCGCTCCGCAGCCGCGCGATCAATTCGGTCGTTACCGTCGGCGTCCCGGTCGAAGTGCCTGCCGCGCCGCCGCATGTCGCCGGGCTGTTTGCGCTGCGCAGCCGTGTCTTCACACTCATCGACCCGCACGTCGTCATCGGACTGCCCGCGGTGCCGGTGACGCCGGGACAGCGCGTGATCGTCGTCGACGTCGCCGAACATGGTTATGCGCTGCTCGCCGACGAGATCGAGGATGTTTGTTTCATCGACGCGCCCGAGACGCGCATCGCGGGAAAGCTGCTCCCCGGCTGGGCGCGCGTCGCCGATGCGATGATCGAACATCGGGGCGCTTCACTGCTCGTCGTCGATCCATCCAATTTTATCACGCTGCCGGCCTTAAAGGCGGCATGA
- a CDS encoding CheR family methyltransferase, whose amino-acid sequence MMGATASESAYRVLMGVLESRTGQTLSPNRIWRIEMSLKPVMQRHGIADLDALVAALVTSNSRQLLDDTVDAMLNNETYFYREYSVFDEIAATALEQIREINKLRRRLTVWHCGVSTGQEAYSLAMLIAEQGAKWAGWQVDIVGTDVSYHAISRARVGLYSQFEIQRGLPVQRMVRWFDQTDGGWLAKADLRRRVDFSVQNMLVDRPPLASSADLIFCRNLLLYFSAPMRQKAFARLRAMAAPQSFLVLGAGETVLGQTDQFVASPRLRGLYEPADQQVRRAAA is encoded by the coding sequence ATGATGGGCGCGACCGCCAGCGAATCGGCGTATCGCGTGTTGATGGGGGTACTCGAATCGCGGACCGGGCAAACGCTGTCGCCGAACCGAATCTGGCGGATCGAAATGTCGCTGAAACCGGTGATGCAGCGCCACGGTATCGCCGACCTCGACGCGCTCGTCGCGGCGCTCGTTACGTCGAACAGCCGCCAATTGCTCGACGACACCGTCGACGCGATGCTCAACAACGAAACCTATTTTTACCGCGAATATAGCGTGTTCGATGAAATAGCTGCGACCGCACTTGAGCAAATCCGCGAGATCAACAAGCTGCGCCGCCGCCTGACCGTGTGGCATTGCGGTGTGTCGACCGGCCAGGAAGCCTATTCGCTCGCGATGCTGATCGCCGAGCAAGGGGCAAAATGGGCGGGCTGGCAGGTCGATATCGTCGGCACCGATGTCAGCTATCACGCGATTTCGCGGGCGCGCGTCGGGCTCTACAGCCAGTTCGAGATTCAGCGCGGGCTGCCCGTTCAGCGCATGGTCCGCTGGTTCGACCAGACCGACGGCGGATGGCTCGCCAAGGCGGACCTGCGCCGCCGCGTCGATTTTTCGGTGCAGAATATGCTCGTCGACCGGCCGCCGCTCGCGAGTTCCGCCGACCTGATCTTTTGCCGTAACCTGCTGCTCTATTTCTCCGCGCCGATGCGCCAGAAAGCCTTTGCCCGGCTCCGTGCAATGGCGGCGCCGCAAAGCTTCCTTGTGCTTGGTGCGGGCGAAACCGTATTGGGCCAGACCGACCAGTTCGTCGCCAGCCCGCGATTACGCGGCCTCTATGAGCCCGCCGACCAGCAGGTGCGCCGCGCCGCTGCCTGA
- the greB gene encoding transcription elongation factor GreB, protein MTGEKTNIISPAGFAALRAEYDALLGGERPKLVEVISWAAGNGDRSENGDYIYGRKRLREIDRRLSFLARRMKAARVVDPAEQPDKSRIWFGATAELADDDDARRIVTLVGDDEAEAGEGRIGWNSPLARALRGAAIGDLRTVQLPAGPKEWEVMSVSYPSN, encoded by the coding sequence ATGACGGGGGAGAAAACGAATATCATCAGCCCGGCGGGCTTCGCCGCGCTGCGCGCCGAATATGACGCGCTGCTCGGCGGCGAGCGGCCGAAGCTGGTCGAAGTGATCAGTTGGGCCGCCGGCAATGGCGACCGCAGCGAAAACGGCGACTATATCTATGGCCGCAAGCGGCTACGCGAAATCGACCGGCGCCTCTCCTTCCTCGCGCGGCGCATGAAAGCGGCGCGGGTCGTCGATCCTGCCGAGCAGCCCGACAAGAGCCGCATCTGGTTCGGCGCGACGGCCGAGCTCGCCGACGACGATGACGCGCGGCGTATCGTCACGCTGGTCGGCGATGACGAGGCCGAGGCGGGCGAAGGCCGGATCGGCTGGAACAGCCCTCTCGCCCGCGCACTGCGCGGCGCCGCGATCGGCGATCTGCGTACAGTACAGCTACCCGCCGGGCCGAAAGAATGGGAAGTGATGTCGGTCAGCTATCCCTCGAACTGA